GACGTTAAAGATAAAGTGGCTCTCATTACCGGGGCAACAGGTGCTTTAGGAAAAGCAATTTCCTTTGGTTATGGCTTAGCGGGCATGAAGATTTTTGTGACCGGGCGGAGCGGGGAAAAGTGTAAAGCTCTTTGCGATGAGCTTGAAGCCCAAGGCATTGAATGTGGTTATTCAATTGGCGATCCGGCGGTAGAGGCCGATGTGATCAAGGTTGTCGAGGATGCAGTTCAAAAATTCGGAGAAATCAACGTCTTACTGACAGCAGCAGGCTATAACCATCCCCAGCCCATTGTTGATCAAGACTTAGCGGAATGGAAAAAAATAATGGATTCTGATGTCCAAGGGACTTGGCTGTTTTGCAAATACGCAGGCCAACAGATGATTGAGCGGGGCAAAGGCGGGAAAGTAATTTTGGTATCCTCTGCCCGGTCCAAGATGGGTATGGCCGGGTATACGGGTTACTGCACGGCCAAAGCCGGAATTGATCTTATGGCCCAATCCCTGGCCTGTGAATGGACCGCAAAATACAAGATTAATGTGAATACTATTAACCCAACGGTATTCCGCTCGGATTTAACGGAGTGGATGTTTGATCCGGAAAGTCCTGTTTACGCTAACTTCTTAAAACGCCTCCCGGTGGGACGTCTTGGCGAACCGGAGGATTTTATCGGACCTTGTATTTTTCTTGCCTCAAATGCCAGTGATTTTATGACCGGGGCAAATGTTGCCACAGAAGGCGGATACTGGGCTAACTAACCAGCCTATTCATTTTAATAATTGCAATTTTAGGAGGAAATTAACATGAGCAAAAAAGTATTTGTAGACCTGACCCATCCTTTCAGTGCGGAAATTCCCCGCTGGCCTTATTTTGACAAGCCGGTCATCGATAATGCCCATACCATGGCCAAAGGCGGCGTTCTCACCCAAAAGATCACCTGTACAATGCACACCGGTACTCATTGCGATGCTCCCCGTCACGTTATGGAAGTGGAATTCGATGGCAAAAGAGCTCGTTACACCCATGAGATGCCAGTGGATGCCTACACCGGCGATGCCATTTGCCTGCCTATCGAGATCGAACGCTGGGGACTGATTGGTCCCAAGCACCTGGAGGCTGCCTGTGAAAAAGTTGGCATCAAGCCCAGTGAACTGGAAGGGATGATTGTTTGTTTAAATACGGGTATGCATCGTAAGTTTGACGATTCCAAGGAATACTATCATTACTCCTGCGGTACCGGTATCGATGCCGGCAAGTGGTTTGTGGAGCACAAGGTTAAGTGCGTCGCTATGGATAGTCAGGCTCTGGACCATCCTCTCCACACGGCAATGGGGAACAACGGCATGACCCGCATGAACCTGATCGGAGCTTCCGGCAAACCCATCACCGAAGAATACATCGAACAATTCGGGATGGATGCCTATGCGGAATTTGACAAAGAAGCTTATATCAAAGTTCATGGTCAGGAAGCATATGATCAAAAATTTGGTGCTTTGGAAGCAATCGGCTGCTGGGGTACCTGGGAGCCCTGCCACAAGTACATGCTGGGTCACGGCATTGTCGGGGTTGAAAATCTGGGCGGTAACCTGGACAAGGTATCCGGCAAACGCTTCCGCTTTTATTGCTTCCCCCTCCGCTGGTACCTGGGGGATGGTTCCATGGCTCGCTGCGTTGCGGAAATCGATGAAGATGACTTGAATGACGTACCGGAAAGAGTTTACCCCTACGGTGGTTTTTAAGCCGAATTCAATTATAATAGTTATAAATGAGGGGAGGGAACCAAGTGTCTTTAAAACAAATGCAATTTGACCTTACTCTATTTGCTTTAGATAAAATGCTCAACCGGGCAGCCGGCAAGTATCCGGAAATCCGATCCAGCCTGAAAGAGAAAGATGCCGTAATCCAAATGAAGCTGCGGGATAATTCCCAAGCCCGGCATTATTTAATCCAAGGGGGGAAAGTTCACTCTTCAGCAGGACTTCACCCCTCCCCTGATTGTACTATGTCCTTTGAATCCGCGGAGATCGCCGCCCGTCTCTTAAAACCAAACTTTGATATGCTGGAATTCGTCAATGCCGCCAAGAACTTTCAAATGGAACTGATCGGAGCGGATGAATACGTCATTTGGTTTGCGGAAATTCTCAAGATGATGATGAGCCCTATCACTGAATATGGCCAAGCGATGGGAAATGGAATTACACGCTATACCAATAATACCAATGGCGGTCCGGTCTTTGTCTATGTCAAAGATGGCAAAATCATCCGGATTACTCCCATTGAATTTGATGAAGAAGATGCTGAATCATGGACGATCCGTGCCCGGGGCAAAAGTTTTACTCCTCCCCGCAAGACCACAGTGAATCAGCATACCCTGGCCTGGAAATCTATGATTTATTCCAAAGACCGCTTGCTCTATCCTATGAAACGGGTTGACTTTGACCCCAATGGGGAAAGAAATCCTCAAAACCGCGGGATTTCCGGTTATGAACGGATCAGTTGGGACGAGGCTTATGACATTGTCGCCGGCGAGATACGGCGGGTTAAACAG
This Desulfosporosinus orientis DSM 765 DNA region includes the following protein-coding sequences:
- a CDS encoding SDR family NAD(P)-dependent oxidoreductase; translation: MVDIQFVNNLFDVKDKVALITGATGALGKAISFGYGLAGMKIFVTGRSGEKCKALCDELEAQGIECGYSIGDPAVEADVIKVVEDAVQKFGEINVLLTAAGYNHPQPIVDQDLAEWKKIMDSDVQGTWLFCKYAGQQMIERGKGGKVILVSSARSKMGMAGYTGYCTAKAGIDLMAQSLACEWTAKYKINVNTINPTVFRSDLTEWMFDPESPVYANFLKRLPVGRLGEPEDFIGPCIFLASNASDFMTGANVATEGGYWAN
- a CDS encoding cyclase family protein: MSKKVFVDLTHPFSAEIPRWPYFDKPVIDNAHTMAKGGVLTQKITCTMHTGTHCDAPRHVMEVEFDGKRARYTHEMPVDAYTGDAICLPIEIERWGLIGPKHLEAACEKVGIKPSELEGMIVCLNTGMHRKFDDSKEYYHYSCGTGIDAGKWFVEHKVKCVAMDSQALDHPLHTAMGNNGMTRMNLIGASGKPITEEYIEQFGMDAYAEFDKEAYIKVHGQEAYDQKFGALEAIGCWGTWEPCHKYMLGHGIVGVENLGGNLDKVSGKRFRFYCFPLRWYLGDGSMARCVAEIDEDDLNDVPERVYPYGGF